The following nucleotide sequence is from Scleropages formosus chromosome 4, fSclFor1.1, whole genome shotgun sequence.
GTATTGTTTTGCACATTATTATGCATATTTTGGACAATTTTCAGGTCATCTATGTTTTACAACAGAACTTTTGCCCATTTCTGTACCAGCATGTCTGGTCGGTCTTAACTGAAGCCTTCTGAGAACCAGACTGTAGTGGCTGAAAGCCCTCTTATCAGTACACATGTGGACAGCATGGAACTCTGTTTCATCCGATAAGATGTTTCCTATGTCAAGAGGACTTCCGAGTGCCTCAGTCAGAGCTGTCATTCCGAGCAAAGGCTGGGTCCTGCATCTCCCACCCATAGGGAGTGGTGTAATCTAGAAGTCTTTCTGTGGAAGAGCCTCTGTTCAAtagatgcataaataaatacaactgtACTTATACTGCAGTGTGTAGGGTGTTCCATACTATCTCACATGGAGGAAATGAAGTGTATGAGAAAGGGACTGACAGCATGAGATGTGGTGCAGATGCTCAGCTGTCCACTGAACTGCAAaccttcctttttcttcttcctagTCAACAGATTTCTTTGACGGACTGGAAAGGATGGAGGTAGGATTATGTTTCCTGTTACCCTCTGCCACAAAAAAGTCAACTAATTTTCAGGTTCTGTTTGGACTGGGgattttacagtgatttgtcGTTACTTATTAAGATTAACTCATCTGTTAAGTGCTTCAGTTCTGTACTGTTTGTTAgaatttattttcccatttgtgtTGGGATGTTGTTGAATAACATTAAATGTGCAAGAGATTTTGGGGAATTACATTTGCAGATGACGTGGGTAGATCTCCATACTctgtttaaaagcaaaaatgactTTGAATCATCCCATTTCACAACAGATACATAAACAGATGATATCAGAACCATTAGTGTAGTTTAAAAACTAAAAGGGAATAAATGAAGCACCAGTAAAAATGCCATCAACTCAAGGTGTTCTGGCATAGGGTGGGAGGTAAAAGCCCTACAGTGTTTTCCTCAACTTAGCCCTGACCTCTAACCCctgacacatgattcttgagcaGGTGCTCAGAGTGGATGAGGTGCCAGTAGGCCCACAGAGACACATAGTCTTATTATACTGCATTGACaaatttctgtgtttgtgaCCATGCAGACTTAGGTGTGTTTATCTCAGGTGTGTTGCACACCATACCCAGTCCTTGTCTCAGTGTTGAATCACTctatcatttgttcattcaatCATCTGTTTATACATCTATTACTTTGATTTTATGTTTGGTgttatggtgtaaatgttcatgcaccataactttatgatcatctccagataagcctttacacgaCCGCTACTCCTGagttgtatgtgaatgtttgtgtaccttattaaaaaaaaaaaaaattgtaggaaggttatcaggactGATCTATCTTGCaccttatgcacctactcaagcgatgaacattgttgcatcaagtggaaagtaacagactaggtttacttaagaatcacatgcttgcagccatgtctctttcttttaatgtaatgtacaaattgtattttcgctgagatgtacatcgctttggagaaaagcgtctgctaaattaaataaatgtaaatgtttgatgtGTTCATAGACattgtgttctctctgtgtctgtgttcatttattcctttttattcttgaaataaatattcagttttttttttcccccccaaatgGAGTTTTGACATTGAAGTAATGTTGCAGTAGTCCTTTTCTTAGgaacatgaatatttcatatagtgggttttcttacatttgtggatgtgtgtgtattcagtcaTGCCCTTCAATCAACACAGCACTGTATTCCTGTTTATCTCCTGCAGAACAACATCACCCTCAACCCCAGGATAGAGGAGGTGAAGTCAGCACAAGGAACCCAATTCTCTCTGGTTTCCCACCAGCTAACCCAGACAACACATAACTGCACTGTTTCATCACTGAGCCTCATGTGTAGTTTTACACCATCTGTTAACTTCATTAtagctgttattattactattgacCACTATAACTCTTCCGTTTGCCATTTTGATTGTTACTACTTTTACCACTGTTGTAACTTTGTCTTAACTATTCAGCTGGTGCTACTATGACTTTTTCCAGGTGTACTACTTGCCATGTCTACTTTTAGTATTCATATAACTTTTCGACACTTCCGTAGCTGCTGTATTGATATTGTTGGTTTCTGTCACATTTCCCAAGTAACATCTGTCTCATCCTCTGCCAGGTCCTGGAGAAGGGTGATCCTTACCCTCAGGTGATCCTTCCCCAGTTTGGGGGCTACTGGATAGAGGATGCAGAAACCACAGTATTCACTCCAACCTCCACCGACAGCAGCTTCTATGAGGATGATGACAGCGACGGTGTGAGCCCTGGGGGTAGCAGGGGCTTCAAGCTAGAGGACAACAGTGCAGCGAGGGCCTATCGCAAGCACTTTTTGGGCAGAGTGAGTAAAGACATTGAATTAAATCCTCATCTGACTTAGAGTCTTTAGTCTCAGCTAATGTAACAGTTGTAAGATACCAACTCACTTAAAGTTTCTAAGAAAATACCCTATTTCAGGACAATTGCAGTGCAACTGCCTTTTAAGGGCATATTAATCATAAATTTGCAcctgaattttgatttttttaatttttcaatttccaTTTCACTTAATTGTAGTGTTTTGATGTAGTTTTATGCACAAGTTATCTTTCTCATGTGAAATCACGCATGTTATTCTGATTTGCCCTAAGTAAACACACTGTGACAGAGATCTGACCACACTTTCTCGTGGTGTCACTGTTACTCTTCACTTCAGGAGCACCTGAATTTTTATGGAACAGCCAGTACCCTGGGCAACCTGGTCCTCTCTCTGAAGCATGAGGAGGCGGAGGGCCAGGAGCACCTGCGCATCATACTCAGGTATGGTCTACAGCAGGCCTTTGTAGCTATGCATCACACTAAAGTAGGGTCTGCAGGCAGTGTGTACAGCTGCGAATCAGCTGGCTTTAACCTGTCACCCTCCCCACATCCAACTGCCTGTCTGCCTTAGGTCTAGGATGAAGACACTCCATGACAGAATCTCTCTGGCAGGACTGACACAATTGCCCAGCATCCCTGAGATTGCCAAGGTGCCCATTCTAGTATTCTCTTCACTCACTCAAAACTCAGTGAGGAACACTTGTTGTTTATGCACTAAACAGTACCCCGTGTATATATGTGGATTTATTTatgtgcgtgttttttttttcagctgctgtgTGATGATGTAACAGGCCTAAAATTTAGTCCAGTCCTGTATCCTCGGGTGAGTCCATTTCGAAGGTGAAATGTTGTCCACTGCGTTCTTGTTAATCATCACTGCTTATTTTGCCACAGTTGTATTATAAATGATTTTATATCAGCATTTGTTGTAGCAAAATGACTTACTgttgttttaattgtttctcAGGGTTCTCAGTTGATTGTGAGCTATGATGAACATGAAGTCAGCAACACTTTCAAGTTTGGTGTAGTTTACCAGAAGTTTCATCAGGTGAAGAATCAGTGCTCAGATTATTCCTCTAGTCATTCAGTATTTTTAGCATTTAGAGCACTCCATCAGAATCGACCCTGCCCACTTGATATTAAACCATGCCTACTATGTTCTGTCAAATCATTCAGTTCTATCTCTGTGCTTCTAGATTTCAGAAGAAGAGCTGTTTGGGAACAATGAGGAGACACCTGCCTTCCAGGAGTTCCTAGAGCTTCTGGGAGACTGTATTGAGCTCCAAGACTTCAAAGGGTAGGAAGGATGTCTCCCtctaaatgtacaaatgaattcctcatctgttcatttatttagtcaTCGCTGATGCCCTGCTGAGTGCCTACCCCTCTCCTTTGTTTTCTCCATAGCTTCCGAGGTGGTCTTGACGTCTCCCATGGCCAAACAGGTTCACATTCCGTCTACACGATCTTCAAGGACAGGGAGATCATGTTTCATGTCTCCACCAAGTTGCCCTTCACGGAAGGGGACACACAGCAGGTAACCAACCATGGACAACATAATGGAGAGGAGGCGAGACTTACTCTAAGTTTACAACAGCCCCATTTTGCACTCTAAGCATGTCTCGTCACGCTTGACACTGATATGCAGGGTCATTAATCTACTGGTCTTTTCTGTTGATTATCTTGatatatttagtttatttaaatTGGAATCCATTGGTTGCCAGTGGTTGACCTGCCAAGAAGTCATTGTGACTTTTGAGAGTATCAAAGCAAGCgtggcatttttttcattatttgactAATTATTCTTcccgtgtctctctctctctctctgtgctatattttcactctgttttttcttttctgacttTCTTAGCTTCAGAGGAAGCGACACATTGGAAATGATATTGTGGCAGTCATCTTCCAGGAAAAGGCCACACCTTTTGTCCCGGACATGATCGCTTCCAATTTCCTTCATGCTTACATCCTAGTACAAGTGGAAAATCCTGGCACAGAGCACATTACATACAAGGTACCTGATGATTGCCACCTTCTCCTACACCTACACCTTCTTCACATTCCTGTTCCATGTGGATTAAGTCATAATGTGACTCTTCCATTTGGAAACCATCAACAGTGAATCCAaagtttttctctttcagcaGAACATACGCATATTACTGACATTTGAAAGTCGAAACAGATTTAGTTTCAGTGTAACATTCAAATTCCAGTATGTTTCCAATATAAAGTGCATATTTGGTCTGTTTTAGGTATCCGTCACTGCACGAGAGGATGTCCCACCCTTTGGACCACCTCTCCCAAACCCATCCATTTTCAAGAAGGTAAGCTGTGGTAGGGTTGTGGCACACCAAACATTGCCATAACAATGTACTCTTCCACAGACtctaaaaatcaaaatttgatcATTTTCCCTGTTATGCTGCCCATAGTAGTCTGACTCTGTCCTCAATTCCCAGGGCCCAGAGTTCCGGGAATTCCTGCTCACCAAACTAATCAACGCAGAGGTGGCCTGCTACAAGGCAGACCGCTTTGCTAAATTGGAGGTGAGTGAGGAAATATGTGTGAGTATAATGGTGGTGCTTGTATGCTAGACTGGAGCTACTGCACAGAACCATTGGTCAAAACACCATTTGATGaagcggtgtgtgtgcgcatgcgggTGTGACAGGGGCGGACTCGGGCAGCACTTCTGGACAACCTTCACGATGAACTGCACAAGCAGACGCAGGCAATACTGGGGCTGGGGACAGGATCTGGCTCAGATGATGACAAGATGGAAAACGGGAGCCATGGTGGCCTGCTTGAGTCCCTCAAGGTATTAATATCACAACATCCCTCTGTCTCCTTCAGGGTTGGAGTTTGATGTTCGTAGGTCCTAGGCACTTTCACtccaaaatgcacaaaaagagGGGTAAATGTCAACTGAATTACATTGACTGATGTgttgcactttattttaatgctaAACCATGTGATTGatgaagaagctgaagaaaggacctttttcagaaaatgaattCTCAGGaaatttgtctttgaaaaattgtctttgaaatgtcattttgaaggTGCATTTGGATTAAATTTCTTGCAATGTTGCAAACATTGCAAACAATGTTGCGAAATTTCTTGCACCTATGCAGACCCTTGGCACTGTCAGAGTAGAAGTAGTTCTTAAAAGGAAATCCTGCACTGGTCTCCCTTTTCCCATCCCACCACAATGTGTcatatgtgtttttcttttatcacACTGTCTTTCCATATAAAATGTCCccttaacatttttctttctccactCTCTCTACTCCTTTCTTCCAACACCCTCCCAGCGGGCAGTGCGAGTGCGGagtcactccatggagacagtTGGTGTGTCGCATCGTCACCGGAGCCCTGCAGGGGTCCCCGCAAGTCTGAGCGGGGGAGTACTCCCCCAGAACAGTACAGACTGCTCCAAGAGCACAGTCATGGTGAGAAGACTGAATAAGGGCCAGTGGACATCCGAAGGAGACAGTGTGAGAACATATTGTGTGAAGAGCCTGGAACCCCAGAATAAGagataaagaggaaaaagaccTATGCATTACTGTCTCAAATTTGTTCTCTCTTTCTGCTCTCCTTCCATCTCTCATTTCCAAGACCCCTGGAGCAGCCAAGTCCCCAGTGAAGAGCCCAGTGAAGCGGCGATCTGGATTCTTCCGTCTTCACTCCTGCACAGATGGACAGGCAGACAGGCAGTCACGCAGGTCAGCCAGAAAGAGAGGTGCTCTTACAAGTCACCCAGTGAACCAGAGGCACTTAcgcagtcattcacacacaaattttCACACAAGTCAGTCAGTGACAAAGACCTATAAAGGTCAACTAAGTTAGTTACAGGCACGCATTAATACgctcacaaacaaaaacaggagaCCACACACACCATATTTACAGCACAGTGAAAAAACCTGACACCACAGGTTTCATCTCTGTCTACCAACAGGATGACTTTCAGTAAGTTATAGTATTGGGTATCCTTCCGTTTGCACCCTAGCTACACTGATCGTGTAATAGATAAATGTGCATTGCCTCTTTCGCATGACTGTGTTTACTTCTATGTCTGCAGTGACTTAAAGATGTCTGAAAGCAGCAGCCTTGCTCAGGAAGTAAAATCAGAGACATCATCCAACCCGAGCTCACCAGAGATCTACCCCAGCAAAGACGGGTGAGAGCAGAAGCAGGGCAGGTGGACTTGCACGAGGTGACATAACTGCCTTGTAGTTCTGAGGCTCACGAGGGATGTTTCCTCTCTCTGCAGGCTCTCTGTTAAGCTAAGGGACAGCAGCTGTGGCAGTGGTGGTCAGCACAACAtctcccgctcctcctccagcacgagcagcttcagcagtgctgctggagaaggagagatgCTGGAAGAGGTGGACATGGTGATTGTTTTGGAAGGCCTGGGCATAGAGCACCTTGAGAATTAGGGACAGGCATAAAGTTTAATGCACAATCCAGCAACAATAATTGTTCTATTTAAATTATTGTAGATTATGACACAGGTAAACCTCTGTGTAACCCCAAACAATATAGAATTCAGAGTattagaattaattttttttattgatatcGGCACACCTCCCACTGCCCGTCAGTAGCAGCAATGATTTTCTCTGTCCCCTGCAGAACTGTCAGCCCTCTATGGCTTATCCGCCAGTGTATAGCCCCTCCTTCAGTGTAGAGGGACAGACTTGTGGGACACCAGTTATCATGTGTCGCAGCCCCACAGGTAATAATCCCACATTCTGTTCCAGTCCTTTCATGTGACTTTTCATCTTTATGTAGCTATTCGCTTGCATTTGATCATACAGTGCTCAAATAACATTTATGTACTTACGTTTTTCATCCCAAAACCCATTGAAAAGATGGAAAGAGCAGGACATCCCCATCCTCCAAGTGCAACCTGAAGTTCCGCTTTGACAAGCTGAACCCCTCCCCTGCAGTAAGTGGTGCTGTGGGTGGACAGCCTCTGCCCTTGTGTTTGGCACCATGTAATCTACTGTCTTCCTGTCAGGTGTGCCTCCTGGTCCAACACAAATCATTCATTCCATTGATTGTGGTGCTGTCCTCTCTAGAAGAGCTTTAACAGAGGCCAGTGATAGAGTCATGAGTGTTTATAAATACCACTTAAATTCAtaatgttttctccttttttctttacatgtaTTTCTTTTAGAACTGAAGCTATAGCACCATCTACTGATATATTGAAATCAAACAACATacacagtacaggtggtcctcggcttacatttacattgtataGGCAGTCCCGGGATTACGAGCGAGTTCCGTCCccaagtctgtctttaaattgGATTTTTACCTAAGTCAGAACACTTAGGTACGGttcgtgtctaacgtcagtcagtcaaatgttttgtcttagtatatagtgtacctttctatgcataaaaaaacattaaagaaacacttccagacacactaaaacatatttaacatgatacagtaataaatacaatgtaataacaataataaatgtaactacagtatttataatagagagagacatagaaataGATAAATGTTACTAAAGTATTTATAatcagagggggtgcggtggcgcggcggcacagcaggtttggtcgggtcctgctctctggcaggcctggggttcgagtcccacttggggtgccttgtgacagactggcatcccgtcctgggtatgtcccctcctcctccagccctgcgccctgtattgccacgCTTCACTCTGGCTTGtcgcgaccccacctgggacaactggtttcagtcaatgtgtgtgtgtgtgtgtgtgtgtgtgtgtgtgtgtgtgtgtgtgtatttataatagagagagtgtgtgtaggtatgaaaaacatcaaagaaagtttaatgttcgcttttccagtgtCCGTTAGCGTTTTACCTTTTCCCagtcgctttattatttccactttaggtTCAGtcatgatcattttccttttcttggatgcagcaccctcacttgcatcacatttacgctttggtacCGTGGTTAGGcgggtaaaaacaaacaaattaatccCAAATACATTAACAAACGAGACACTcataacagcaatgtggtccatGTCATACTGAGTTGGCTGGAGACTGAGATGTGCGTTTGTTGGGACCCAATTGCTGGATCTCTATTGTAattacacaagggagcaggcgaAATTTGTGGTCgaggacaggcatgggtcggTTGATCCACAAACATAGTTCCTGGGGAGAATCCGATATCATAGTCAAGGAGGTGATGGAAGTGTCGGGAGCCGTGGACATCAGGACCGGGAACTAGGGACTTGGAAGGCCGGGTAGATTGCCgtgggttcactcgagagcgCCAGAGACGCAGGTTTCTCAAATGACATTCCGCAACCAGGTtgtgcaggtgcagcttctttataccccgctgctctgatttcgggcaggtgcggATGTTCGTGGCGAAATTGTGGATGTGACAGTCCAAccgaaaagaaggaagtcttagtCCTTCCTCTCCTCACGCACCCAGGAgctgacaaactgctgtagacgcgTAATATTTTGATGCGCGTTacaaagtagcgcctgtttgttatacgaatcattgtatgtaacttgaatttttaatatagtagacTTTAcgggggggtggttcgtaaatacaggttgtatgtaagtcgggcgttcataacccggggactgcctgtattcatttagcagacacttttctccaaagtgacacacatctcagagaaaaatacagtaagtgcatgacatcaacagaagaacAGGTGTACTAAGGGGTGTTGATCTGTTcctacatctgtgtgtgtgtgtgtattatagcaCACTGCGTTTGGGATTTAGGatgaagaaggacgcacagacagcatatatatttacatatatgtataacTATATAGTTGTTTAATTATATATAGTTGTATATAGCCATATGTAGTGTTGCTGAtccatgctgcactattattttcactttcttatCTAAATCTACTCTTTTTTTGCTTCTCAGTACCACTGGAAGACTCAGTTTTTCACTTGTTAGccagtttaaagaaaaagtaactTAAAGGGAATCACGAATGAAATGTTTGAGCAAGATGGAGCAATACGAACAAACGTCGGCACTTGAAAATGATAcaataaggttaatgggactGCTATCATAAGTCTGGGTTGTCATAAGTCACATATGTCATAACTGGAGGACTACCTGTACTGAATAAGTGTGACAGTGTATGAGTGGTAGCGTAaggaaattacaataaaattacaaaacttACCTGTAAGAGAGTGCAGAGTACTAACTTGCCACTCTCTGCTGTACAGGGACACTAGTGAGGGGAGGACAGGGGAACCAGCAGGTATGTGTTGTTTGATATAAATCACCAGGCCCCAAACAgctgttctctctctttcctaGACCTCCATTTTACTTATGAgtgtgttgttttcattgtcTTTCTTAGGAACACTGTGTGAAGACTCAGCAGGACAACTCTGTTGTGGTGGACATGACATAGAAGAGAATGGAAAGAACTGATATTTACCCACTGTACATCATCACTATGTTTAAATTCTCTGGTCTGAATCAGACTTGCTGAGGAAACTGAAACTGAGtctcaaaacaaaatgtgtagCAATGGACACAGGAAAGTGACTACACCACTATTCAAGACAAATCTGAAATCAGTGTGGAGGGAAATAGTACAGAAGATAAGAATGAAAATGAGTTCCTGTTCTTTGTCATTGTAGAAAACTGCCCCCACTGTATGCCACTGCACATaatcataaaaacacacaaatgcagttATGTAAGTACTTGAGCAATCACAACTAGACATCACTGAAGTCCAGTTCATCACAGAGAGGTGAAAACTCTCCACATAttcaatgaaaatgtgaaaaagtgaaagtgCTCTCATTCATTGGACCAGAATTAGCCAACTCAGTGGCAGTCTGGAGTTGAGTCATTTAGGTTACACTGCTCCAGAGGTAGCAGTCCCTCAGAGTGCAATGGGCACTGAACACACTTGTTTTCTTTGCGGGACAAACAAAGTAGTGTGATTCGCTGCATAAACTGGGATCCAAAGGCTGTAGTCGAAGCATGCATATTTTACAAAGCTGTACCTCAGCTGACATGGTTAAAGTCAaagatttttctgaaacatccaCCATGTGACTGATGGTCAAACCTGAAAAGCCAGTTAATTAGCCATATATAATTTAAGTAACTTCTGAgagataaatgtatttttttatatattgatATGGGCTTTTTTAGTGTGAAGCCCCATCATACCTTCCCCAAGAAGAATAcagctgaaaatattaatttatccaatttatgaaattaaactttataCAGACAAAAAGGACTAAGTAAATCAAACAAAATGTAGCTTTAATAAACCACATCGTAGGTACAACTCTGTAGGACACAATGGCTGCAGCCTCCAGGTGGTGGAACCTTTGGCTCAAACTCCTGCTTCTTAGTGGAATTATAAGTGATGCAAACCATTCTGCTGACTGTGTTGGGCCTGAAATATTCTTCAAGATCTAGATACTTTAGAGatggataaaagaaaaaaaaatatctttgtgTCTTATAGTTTATAGAGTTTCTGGGCCTGACTCCTATAttgatattttttaataataatgtagccTAATTTATTGCCACTTTAACAAGAGGCTTGTTGTCATGAGTGGATGAAAGGAACTATTTCACTAGTATTTAAAAAGAGATGACATATTGTATACATTGGATGTTATGTGTAATTagatttgttaaataaaatgtattttgtgtgaAGAATCTGGCTTAATAATTGCCATCGACATTTCGCCGCAGTAGCCTTTTGCACGGTTTCGTTTTAAGTTCCTTTTTACACTCGATATCGTTCACAGAAAAAAAGCGGTATTATTATTGCTGGCACAACTTAAAGTAATAGATTTGCGGCCGTTCAATGGTAAGTTTGTCTTTTTGTAGCCAACGCTCACAGTTGAGTACAACATTGTTTGAAACGTGGTGTGATCGtccgtgttttttttcttttttgctgacatatgttgtttttttttaaattatgtttctgttctgaatttgtattttaatgtggaAAGGACGAAAACAACGGGAGTGCTCACGTGAGTCACGTTGCACACAATTGAATTCAGTAATAAGTTACTCGTATTATCATACTCAGGCTTTTCCTCTGTAaattttatgaatatgaaatttcGCAAGTAAATCAAGAAGATTAATCAAACAATATTCTTATCAGTCTTCCTGTTAATATCATAGAAGCAATATATCTTGAAACAATAAAGAAAGGTTATTAA
It contains:
- the LOC108921262 gene encoding rap1 GTPase-activating protein 2-like isoform X9 encodes the protein MLNISNAPLGDYPPSPPRTAPPTMKSTDFFDGLERMENNITLNPRIEEVLEKGDPYPQVILPQFGGYWIEDAETTVFTPTSTDSSFYEDDDSDGVSPGGSRGFKLEDNSAARAYRKHFLGREHLNFYGTASTLGNLVLSLKHEEAEGQEHLRIILRSRMKTLHDRISLAGLTQLPSIPEIAKLLCDDVTGLKFSPVLYPRGSQLIVSYDEHEVSNTFKFGVVYQKFHQISEEELFGNNEETPAFQEFLELLGDCIELQDFKGFRGGLDVSHGQTGSHSVYTIFKDREIMFHVSTKLPFTEGDTQQLQRKRHIGNDIVAVIFQEKATPFVPDMIASNFLHAYILVQVENPGTEHITYKVSVTAREDVPPFGPPLPNPSIFKKGPEFREFLLTKLINAEVACYKADRFAKLEGRTRAALLDNLHDELHKQTQAILGLGTGSGSDDDKMENGSHGGLLESLKRAVRVRSHSMETVGVSHRHRSPAGVPASLSGGVLPQNSTDCSKSTVMVRRLNKGQWTSEGDSTPGAAKSPVKSPVKRRSGFFRLHSCTDGQADRQSRSDLKMSESSSLAQEVKSETSSNPSSPEIYPSKDGLSVKLRDSSCGSGGQHNISRSSSSTSSFSSAAGEGEMLEEVDMNCQPSMAYPPVYSPSFSVEGQTCGTPVIMCRSPTDGKSRTSPSSKCNLKFRFDKLNPSPAVSGAVGGQPLPLCLAPCNLLSSCQGH